CGAAGTTTCCAGGtgccccatggcagggcaaAGAAAATATAGATTGCACTGATATGTTAGatagggtcaatgggttccgaacctcttggtcgcagtggatgcatacactggctggccagaggcggttccgtGAAAATAGAAGAGcaaaaaagtgttattaaatttttgattaatctctgacacatggtttccccaaataaattagattttgacaaggaactcattttaagaatagagatttacaacCATAGGCCAGCCCGGtacttttatgaaatgtagattttattttgttcaactaaaaacgaatctctaagttctctcccaacaggcaacctctgtaaccagtcagtaaggatccaggaatttcaCACCCAGCTGAGTGGgtttcttctgagagtcatcaagcagagtggtcagagcacaggtggacgggccactttgaagttgcagagcgaacattacatgttaaccctaaccctaacatactaacatcctaacacattaaccctaacactggtattactgtaatcaatgtaccccagcaggtaattcacagagaacgcttggacggatcaaggaacatctaaagacgatggcaccatgattaaacgtctattatccttcattacatcaagaggagttgtcaatgaattgtttgtattggcctagcttaggctaggccaaaagggggattgttgagaattgtctttatcttgttgttatgtgtttcaccatatgttcctgtcttcccttagaagttaggcaaggtagactaaatgtaattaagaacagagacatttgcaggattgttgtttgatcttgttatctcaggagccagtcaggcagggggtgtcaaacactcattgtaaacaggacatcaggggggttgatgatgatcacatttgcatgaagaatgggatctggcctgggaaaacaatggaagagaagaactctaccaacaccaaagggactggaggaagaggacggggacatctcagcaggggattgcatggacattgtgaatttgcatgtgtgtgactataaaggactgggccaaaggatagttagcttgtcagacttcatgccctgacaattgactctgttgttgctagggttatgaactggcccggagctctgtaatatttgtatctggaattgattctattgttaaatacattttgaaattggtactttacttctcgaagtcttcattcaacgaacacgcggatcggcagctacatacaggagatattgcgatccaacactgTACTCATGAAATACTGTCTCTCGCCCAGCAcagaaacgggcactggtccgacacagcaagATCCATCCTAGAGAGGAAAACATTTAGGGCAACTGCTCCGTGTAGGTCCCCAGTCCTCTTCCTCCGTGGTGGCTCGTTAagcacactggggggggggctccatcccttcccagccgGTCAGCCTACAAGCTGGTGCTCCTGTTGGACAGTCATCTGAGCTATTTCCTGGCTTTGCCCATATGCTTCTTCAGCTGAAAGATCTCAGGGTCGGTGAGGACCGATGCCGCCCTTTCTTTAATCCAATGGCTCGTAGTGTCTGTGCcagcggctgcatcctccagctgtCCACCTTTTTGTCTCCATTGTTCTTCATGACATTTCTTTGCTTTCCATTCGATTCTGGAAACGTTATAATGTTTCTCCTCGAGTGAAACATGCCAGGGAGAGTTTCTGTTACATGTATTACTTCACCCAGATTACAACACAATAGTTTCCCCCGTAAGATACTCCACTcaattatacagtatatgtatgtatgtatgtatgtatgtatgtatgtatgtatgtatgtatgtatgtatgtatgtatgtatgtactgtatgtactgtatatgtgtatatatatgtgtgtgtatatgtgtatgtatatgtgtatgtatgtatgtatgtatatatgtatatgtatatgtgtgtatatatacatatgtgtatatatatatagtgtatatatatatatatatatacacagtatatatatgtatatgtgtatatacatgtatgtatatgtgtatatacatgtatacatacatatatatacatatacatatgtatgtatgtatatatgtgtatatatgtgtctatatatgtgtatgtatatgtgtgtatatatatatatatgtatatatatgtatatgtgtgtgtgtgtatatatatatgtatatgtatgtatgtatgtatgtatgtatgtatatgtatatatgtatatgtatgtatatgtatgtatatgtatgtatgtatgtatgtatatatatatatgtatatgtatgtatatgtatgtatgtatgtatgtatgtatgtatgtatgtatgtatgtatgtatgtatgtatgtatatgaatgaataaataatgaatgaaatATATGACCGGTTTGTAGTGGGTCAGTggtggtctggggaggcatatctcTGGAAGGacacacagacctctacaggttagataatggcaccctgactgctattaggtatcgggatgaaatcttTGGACCCCCTTTGTaagaacctacgctggtgcagtgggacctgggatcctcctggtccacgacaatgcccgcccctgtggctagagtatgcaggcagttcctgaaggatgaaggaattgataccattgactgccccccacgttcacctgacctaaacccaatacaacacctctgggacattatgtttaggtccatccgggCTGCTAGGTTGATcctcaggagctcagtgatgccctgttccagatctgggaggagatcccccaggataCCATTCGTCATCTCATTAAGAGCATGCCCCGACGTTGTCAGACATGCGTACAAGCCTGTGGGGGCCAcaaaactactgagaatcattttgagttgcaacaatgacattttggcaaaatggacgaGTCTGCTGCATccttttttttcactttcatttttggggtgtctttgatttcccccctctatagggtgataatttctatcaaattaccgtattttccggactataagtaacactttttttcattgtttgtcagggggtgcgacttgtactccagagcgacttatatgtgaaataaatgcattattacagaatttcacatgtttgttattttcacactgacaaccacaggAGGGTGCTCTAGCCTTGTATAcctgtacctgaggaacgagttcctctAGTGACACAGAAGATGAAGCGgcgcttcgtctatggagtgagacttgattgtttggtaaacttgcttggatgttctttatgctatagttatttGAATAattgttaatatgttacgttaacaaagcagacgcgtactcagttcgttttgggtcatgtagctgaatgtgttatgttagcataccgtaaccctattgctaatccataattattttaaattgcctttcaagatgaaatgtatgttcttggtctcggattttatcaaataaattttccaccaaaatgcgacttatagtccagtgcgacttatatatctattttttttctttattatgcatttttggGCTGGTGCGATTTAAACTCCGGAGGGACATATTGTCCAGAAAATACGTTATGTGGCAttattttgttactaatacatcacctactttttatcaggaaagatattcaagataatTTTCCCCctgtttagatctgatgtgttttcgaagtaTTCCTCTAATTTTTGAGAAgtgtataattattatatatttgaAAAAAGGATAAACATAATGAACTTTATTTGGCTGTGGAGaagaatgtttgttttcacgTGCAAAGTTCAGACATTTCACCAATCAATAAAGCTAACTACTGAGCAAAGAAAGATCCATTTTCCCTAAAACATTTGAGTCATGTAGAATTTTAATGCCAATCATACAAACATTTTGTATTCAATATGTCAATcaatcactcactcactcactctctaccgcttgttcctccactgagggtcgcggggggggctggagcctatcccagcacaatgggcggaggcagggtacaccctggactggacgccagtcaatcgcagggctaacacatatagacagacaaccattcactctcacactcacacctacacctacgggcaatttagagtttccaattagcctaatccccaatcatgcatgtctttggactgtgggaggaagccggagtacccggagagaacccacgcaggcacagggagaacatgcaaactccacacagaaagtccccaatcagtcccaaccggggatcgaacccggggccttcttgctgtgaggcaacagtgctaaccaccacaccaccgtgccgcccgtcaatcaatcaatcaatctttatttatatagcctctgttacaatcaaaattgtttctaggtgcttcacagaatcccagggcctgaccgccaacatgcaacagtggcaaggaaaaactcctctttaacaggaagaaatctggagcaggaccaggctcatgtaggggaaccctcctgctgatggccggctgggtagagagagaggagaggagaggagaggagaggagaggagaggagagggagaaggagaagagaggagaggagaggagaggagaggagaggagaggagaggagaggagaggagaggagaggagacgagacgagacgagacgagacgagacgagacgagacgagacgagacgagacgagacgagacgagacgccAGGCGATCGTGTTTCtgggccccggcagccttggcctacagcagcataactaagatgttaacctaataatttgACAACCCTATAAgcatgataatttgtctgtctatgacagtaactgggactacagaattagtgataataagctttttcaaagacgaaggttttaagtctaattttaaaagtagagaggATTCAGCCTTCcttacctggacagggagctggttccatagcagggggcctggaagctaaatgcttggccccccattctactcccagagactctggggaccacaagaagaccagcattctgagagtggggcggtctattgggctggtaagatgtgctgactgtgggaacatagaGGTTCTCTAACGaccccttaaactccttcagccctcttTATTTATcagaggcgtcttcgctaattcagtaATCCAAATACACCACGtatcttttagatcccatcccaacacacctgttgaaggatgttttaccattgataggctgttctatcctggaccagatcaattgttctttagtgacaggttatgtaccctggtcctacaaggtggcagtgattaagccgttgcttaaaaaaccatcactggatcctgatgtcttagcaaattataggccaatatccaaccttccttttatctctaaagttcttgagaaggtggtggtgactcagttactggagcacctgcagaggaacagcctgtttgagatgtttcagtcaggctttagagctcatgcatcagcaaactataggccaatatctaaccttccttttatctgaTAATGTGCTGATATGTCTTCTAATCCCAGGTGGCCACGTACCTTATCACAGCAAGACGAATAAGCCGTTATCAGAAGTCCTGTGGCACTACAACCTGCTTAATGGCATTCTCCAGTTTTCTCAGTTTCAgcttcacttttgttgtctCATTATTGAAACACCTAAATGACTCAGGCAGGTTTAACTCATCAACTAACTTCCACGACTGTGCACGTATTACAACACAAGTGGGAATGCTTAAGCAATACTTCAGGATAAGCCGTAGCATTGTTGAGGAAACTTCCTTTACCTAAACGTTCCTCGTGCCCTTCATTTACTCGGGAAGGAGTAAACAAACAATCAATTCGGAATCAATGAACTAcgtgatttattttcttaataGAAAACTGAAATCACTTAAAGAGACTTCTGAGCACTGTGTCTCAGTTCATGAGGAAGGGCCCCGATCATCCTTGTGTCACATATTATTTGTACCACAGCATGGGGGTCAACTCCTGCTAACAGAACTTTATTTTGATGAATTCCTTTCCCTTATCTGGTCTTGATCCTCTCAAACAAACCCCAAGAACTCACAATCTCACATGCCTTCCAACACTTTCAGTTTCTTCCCTTTAAAGCATTGTGATAAAAACAGtacacacaatgattctgatCACAATAATCAATTCTCCCAAAACTCGCACATGACTATATTTAAAATGGCTGAGttgagttctgacaggaactagCCAGAGCCcacatgactcctgtgctgATTGCTGATTGGAGGtgtcagcaggaggcagcaggaggtaaatggagcccacagctttcatgattgatgcctaaaacagtggaagagcagctgcacctgcagacatcagggAGCCACTTCACCTGTTCAACACAGAAGGTTCTAActgcctccagccaacacctgctgagcaccgCATGCTCACAGACTGCTGACATCTAGATTTTCTCAATTGCTTTTCTAGTATGACTCATTTTActtatatttcattttgaattgATACAAAGactctgtgttgcaggtttgtTGCATAGTAACAAAGTTTATTATCAGGACAAAAGGGTGAACTGGTAATACAGAACATCTGGCAGGAATCTAAAATTAAAGCTGTTCTTTGGGCTCTTCtcaatgaagctgcagcaatATCTAAACTCTTGTCGGCAAATCTGTTTTTCCCACAAATTTTCCAACATGTAGTCTCTcgcctgtgtgaactctcaAGTGGGTCTTTAATTCTTCGTTTCGtttaaaggctttcccacaGGTTTTTTACACATCTGGTCTCTCATCTGTGTGAACTTTCATGTGATCATTTAATGCAGATctttgtttgaaggcttttccacatgttagacacaaatatggtctctcacctgtgtgaattctcatgtggcgCTTTAATGTAGAACCTTCTgcaaaggctttcccacatgatttacacacaaatgctttctcacctgtgtgaatactCATGTGGatatttaatttatcatttcatataaaggtcttcccacatgttttacaaacaaatggtctctcaccaGTGTGAACTTTCATGTGATCATTTAATGCAGATctttgtttgaaggcttttccacatgttagacacaaatatggtctctcacctgtgtgaattctcatgtggcgCTTTAATGTAGAACCTTCTgcaaaggctttcccacatgatttacacacaaatgctttctcacctgtgtgaatactCATGTGGatatttaatttatcatttcgtataaaggtcttcccacatgttttacaaacaaatggtctctcaccaGTGTGAATTCTCAAGTGGCATCTTAATGTAGAACattctttaaaggttttcccacatgatttacacacaaatgctttctcacctgtgtgaattctcatgtggatatttaatttatcatttcgtataaaggtcttcccacatgttttacaaacaaatggtctctcacctgtgtgaattctcatgtggcgTTTTAATGAAGAACCTTCTgcaaaggctttcccacatgatttacacacaaatggtgtctcacctgtgtgaattctcatgtggcgTCTTAATGTAGAACGGTCTgcaaaggttttcccacatgttttacacaaatgtGATCTCTTACATGTGTGAACTCTGAGGTGTTTCTTCAGTAAGGTTGACCGTTTGAAATCTTTCCCACATGATTCACAGATAAACAATCTGGCTCCTGtgtcacttttattttcagccGATGCGGAGTGATGCCCCCCGGAACCTTTCCCACATGCCAAGCCAACGTGTGGGGTGTCATTAGGATTGATTGTGGAGTGTCCTGTCAGGTCTGCCTTGACctttccctgttgttcacctgtgttacaTGCAGAAGTTttagcacctgtgtctgtatcacagtccactgctgactctgctgggatgtttacattcccagtctgacatttaggatggttctgcttcatggtttgttttggctcttcagctgtggtccacctggagtcttcgctggtcctgttttcctcatctttgctctcagATATATGAGGActgtaggagagcagctgcaggtcacagtctggatctggtaacacagggctttgaactgttgtgttcacctcaggcttttcctggctCTGATCAGGATTCAAGCCCAGTTCACTGTCGTCATCTTGCTCATGTATGGTCACCATTGaggtgtccatctcctgcttcacagtCAGTGGCTCTTCATCCTGATAacagcaggtttcctcctgGTCCTCACTGATTTGTGGAGGCTTCGAGTCTTCCTggtccagactgcagctcctaTCCTGTTGCTggtcatcatcctcttcctccttccacaaaggttgctgctgtgaaagctctGGAAATACAGGAGAAATCATCAAGAATGGAAAAAAGCATGTCAGTGTGAAGCAATCGTTTAGGGGCAACTGTACAAAGGGCAGTTTTTACCATCCAACGAGCCACAACAACAGGCAGCTCACAATCTCTGGCGTCTCTTCAtaggctgcccgttaaatttagaatcatttttaaaacccttcttttgacctacaaggtcctcagaggcctagcttcatcctacctggaggagctagtgataccttaccagcccaatagaccgctccgctctcagaatgctggtctacttgtggttcccagagtttctaggagtagaatggggggccgagcatttagctaccaggcccccctgctatggaaccagctccctgtccaggtacgggaggctgactccatcgctacttttaagatcagacttaaaaccttcctctttgaaaaagcttattgttactaattctgtagttccagttactatcatagacagacaaattatcatacttagggggtcgtctaatcattaggtcacatcttagctgtgctgttataggccaaggctgccggggtccggaaacatgatcacctgacaggcctctgtcaccccactgggtcatggtttcctttcgtctcctctcctctcctctcctctcctctcctctcctctcctctcctctcctctcctctcctctcctctcctctcctctcctctcctctcctctcctctcctctcctctcctctcctctcctctcctctcctctcctctctctttacccagctggccatcagcaggagggtccccctacatgagcctgttCCTACTCaaggttccttcctgttaaaggggagtttttccactgttgcttgtctggggtcaggccctgggattctggaaagcgccttgaaacaattttgattgtaaaagacgctatataaataaagattgatttgatacTCTTCCATATAAGGATTGTGATAAACCCAGTACAAACAATGATTCTGATCACAATAATCAATTCTCCCAAAACTCACACATGACTATATTTAAAATGACTCAGttgagttctgacaggaactagCCAGAGCCCACATGACCCCTGTGCTGATTGCTGATTGGAGgtgtcagcaggaggctgcaggaggtaaaTGGAGCCCACAGCTTTCATGATTGATGCCTAAAACAGTGGAAAAGCAGCTGCACCTGTAGACATCAGGGAGCCACGTCACCTGTTCAAAACAGAAGGTTCTCActgcctccagccaacacctgctgagcaccgCATGCTCACAGACTGCTGACATCTAGATTTTCTCAATTGCGTTTCTCGTATGACTCATTTTACttattttactcattttacttatttttatatatatatatatataaagattgatttgatttgatttgaattcaaaatgaaatatatatatatatatatatatatatatatatatagcgtcttatacaatcaaaattgttcccaggcgctttccagaatcccagggcctgaccccagacaagcaacagcggcaaggaaaaactcccctttaacaggaagaaaccttgagcaggaccaggctcgtgtaggggaccctcctgctgatggccggctgggtagagagagagaagaagggggaggacaggtcgAGGATAGAATTGGTaggagaggggcagagaggagaggggtagaggagaggagagaggtagaggagagaagaagtagagtgaaggggaggtagaggagaaggaggaggaggaggggaaagaggagaggaagggagaggagagggagaggaaaaggagagggagagggagagggagagggagagggagagggagaggagaggagaggcacagagcacagaaacacacacaaaaaatatgatatacaatcacttcagcggggccagaggtcactatgcagctccgagggcggcaaTACctataaataaatagagggggggagggagcagaaaaaactacacaagaatcagcataactagtctgcttgatgaggagaagaaatgagaggagaggagaggaaaccatgacccagtggggtaacagaggcctgtcaggtgatcatgtttccggaccccggcagccttggtctata
This genomic window from Takifugu rubripes chromosome 3, fTakRub1.2, whole genome shotgun sequence contains:
- the LOC115249086 gene encoding gastrula zinc finger protein XlCGF8.2DB-like; protein product: MISPVFPELSQQQPLWKEEEDDDQQQDRSCSLDQEDSKPPQISEDQEETCCYQDEEPLTVKQEMDTSMVTIHEQDDDSEQQGKVKADLTGHSTINPNDTPHVGLACGKGSGGHHSASAENKSDTGARLFICESCGKDFKRSTLLKKHLRVHTCKRSHLCKTCGKTFADRSTLRRHMRIHTGETPFVCKSCGKAFAEGSSLKRHMRIHTGERPFVCKTCGKTFIRNDKLNIHMRIHTGEKAFVCKSCGKTFKECSTLRCHLRIHTGERPFVCKTCGKTFIRNDKLNIHMSIHTGEKAFVCKSCGKAFAEGSTLKRHMRIHTGERPYLCLTCGKAFKQRSALNDHMKVHTGERPFVCKTCGKTFI